Part of the Wolbachia endosymbiont (group B) of Eucosma cana genome, ATAACCGCACATTACGTGGAATAATAGTCTCATATAATGGAATAATCGTTTTATACACCTTATCATTTAAATATTGGCAAATATCATTTTTAATCTGTTCGCTAAGCTTGTTGCGCCTGTCATACATTGTGAGCAATATTCCTTCTATTACTAAGAAAGGATTTAGGTTATTTCTTTTTATCAGCTCTACAGTCTTAACTAAATGGCTCAATCCTTCCAGAGCGAAAAATTCACACTGAAGAGGAACAATAATAGAGTTAGCAGCGGTCAGCGCATTGATAGTAAGCAGACCAAGCGATGGAGGACAGTCGATAATTATGTACTCATAATTACGTACTTTCTCTAGCGTATCTTTTAGTACGAATTTTCCCCGCTCAAGTTGTGATAGCTCAATTTCTGCAGCTGATAAGTCAACTACTGATGAAATTAGTGCTAAATTTGGAATTTCCTTTATATTGAAAATTGCCGATTCCACCAACTCACTTCCTCTGCTCAGCAGTATTTTGTATATATTTTTTTCTTCCCTACTACGATAAGAAATCCCGAATCCTGTGCTAGCATTTCCTTGAGGATCAAGATCTACCAATAAAGTACTTTTCCCCACAGCAGCAAAGGCTGTCGATAAATTTATACTAGTTGTGGTTTTACCAACTCCACCCTTTTGATTTACTATTGCAATTATCTTGCTCACGCCTTTTATTTTATGTATAAAATAATCCTATTGTATATATGCAAGAAATTTTTGCATTAGAATTTTTTTTGTTGCCAATCACATTCAAAGTGGACTGCCTTTTTTTGTCTTGCACAACACATTGTGAACCTTATTTCCTAACTCATTCAGAGTAAATGGTTTTGGTAAAAAGTGAAAGTCTTCTATATTGATTTCATCACTCTTCAAAAAAGCATCTTCTGCATATCCAGAAATAAAAATAACTTTGATATTTGGCCTATGGATCAATGCTTCTTTAACTATTTCTGGGCCACTCACCTCTGGCATGATTACGTCAGTGATTATTAGATCTATGTGTTGATTTTTTTTTCTAATGATCTCTAGTGCCTCGCTGCCTATACTCGCTTCTATTACATTCAAACCTTTTCTTGTAAGCGCCTTAGCAGTAAACTTCCT contains:
- a CDS encoding ParA family protein translates to MSKIIAIVNQKGGVGKTTTSINLSTAFAAVGKSTLLVDLDPQGNASTGFGISYRSREEKNIYKILLSRGSELVESAIFNIKEIPNLALISSVVDLSAAEIELSQLERGKFVLKDTLEKVRNYEYIIIDCPPSLGLLTINALTAANSIIVPLQCEFFALEGLSHLVKTVELIKRNNLNPFLVIEGILLTMYDRRNKLSEQIKNDICQYLNDKVYKTIIPLYETIIPRNVRLSEAPSHGKPAIVYDLKCPGAQAYISLAKEILKKHMSIFKEKKLVSEGAA